The Virgibacillus phasianinus genome includes a window with the following:
- a CDS encoding DMT family transporter encodes MDSYSFTFPAIFFETGQWQPSDLFTWSMILSFLYLGIISTAIAFFAWNQGLKLTPSHRAGLFFFLQPIVGSLFGWLFLDKHLTVSFFIGSIFIVIGVYLSMREGV; translated from the coding sequence CTGGATAGCTATAGTTTTACCTTCCCGGCGATTTTCTTTGAAACAGGCCAGTGGCAACCATCAGACTTATTTACCTGGTCAATGATTTTAAGCTTTTTATATCTTGGTATTATCTCGACAGCAATCGCGTTTTTTGCTTGGAACCAAGGCTTAAAGCTGACACCCTCCCATCGTGCCGGTTTGTTTTTCTTTCTACAGCCAATAGTAGGTTCTCTTTTTGGATGGTTGTTTTTAGATAAGCACCTAACCGTGTCTTTTTTTATCGGGAGTATATTTATTGTGATCGGTGTTTATTTGAGTATGAGAGAGGGAGTTTAG
- a CDS encoding Rrf2 family transcriptional regulator — translation MKYSKATNYALHTMVYLTLTPRGKSVGVDQLAKIQKLSSTYLSKILTKLVKAGLIESNPGVNGGYNIVRHSRDASFLDVIHAIEGKTTLFSCSLEHEEAASGDCLIENVMIEAEEKMKDELNNKFIIDIAKQIESKNHKINS, via the coding sequence ATGAAATATTCAAAAGCCACAAATTATGCCTTGCACACAATGGTATATTTAACTTTAACGCCAAGGGGCAAATCTGTTGGGGTCGATCAGTTAGCTAAAATCCAAAAGCTTTCCTCAACATACCTTTCCAAGATTTTAACAAAACTTGTTAAAGCGGGACTTATTGAATCCAATCCTGGCGTTAATGGCGGATATAACATCGTAAGACACTCCCGCGACGCTTCTTTTTTAGATGTTATTCATGCCATCGAAGGAAAAACGACTTTGTTCAGTTGCTCATTGGAACATGAAGAGGCTGCGAGTGGGGATTGTTTAATTGAAAATGTAATGATTGAAGCCGAAGAAAAAATGAAAGATGAACTAAACAATAAATTTATTATCGATATTGCAAAGCAAATTGAATCAAAGAACCATAAAATAAATTCCTAA
- a CDS encoding histidine phosphatase family protein: MTKIGFVRHGITPWNIEGRAQGNSDIPLNGQGLAEAQQLAARLRTEDWDVIYSSDLLRASQTAETIADKMGVQLHLDPRLREVGGGLIEGTTEEERIDKWGRNWRELDLGMETHANIIARGLPFIEKVHDKHKSQNILIVSHGSFIKHLLSELVPQFKIEDSLKNTSFTSLIECENGWDCNLYNCTRHLVES, translated from the coding sequence ATGACTAAAATTGGGTTTGTTCGTCACGGGATTACGCCTTGGAATATAGAAGGAAGAGCGCAGGGGAATTCTGACATACCACTAAATGGGCAGGGACTGGCGGAGGCGCAGCAGCTTGCGGCACGATTACGAACAGAAGATTGGGATGTAATTTATTCAAGCGACTTATTAAGGGCCAGCCAAACGGCTGAAACTATAGCTGACAAAATGGGCGTTCAACTACATCTGGATCCAAGGCTGCGTGAAGTAGGCGGCGGCCTAATTGAAGGAACTACCGAAGAAGAAAGAATCGATAAATGGGGAAGGAATTGGCGCGAATTGGATTTGGGAATGGAAACACATGCTAATATCATAGCAAGAGGCCTGCCATTTATTGAAAAAGTTCACGACAAACATAAGAGTCAAAATATATTAATCGTAAGCCACGGCTCGTTTATTAAGCATTTGTTAAGTGAACTGGTACCGCAGTTCAAAATTGAAGATTCTCTAAAAAATACTTCTTTCACCTCCCTAATAGAGTGCGAGAATGGGTGGGATTGTAATCTGTATAATTGTACGAGGCATTTGGTTGAAAGCTAA
- a CDS encoding class I SAM-dependent methyltransferase yields the protein MEKGNNNFNEMNYFAKKVEYLENPEKRADILPEKLLNMIPIKEANTILDLGAGTGYITIPAAKIVAGEIYALDIDPNMLEFVDSKASKENITNVKTLKGTIDNIPLSDHSIDLALASLVLHEVKQLSNSLQEIKRVLKAEGYFVCVEFEKKDDPIHSHPRIASSIMEQEITKAGLKVTQKLCPTDDVYIIIAKK from the coding sequence ATGGAAAAAGGAAATAACAATTTTAATGAGATGAACTATTTTGCAAAGAAAGTTGAATACCTTGAAAATCCGGAAAAAAGGGCGGACATACTACCGGAAAAATTACTGAATATGATTCCAATTAAAGAAGCTAATACTATCCTTGATTTGGGTGCAGGGACAGGGTACATTACGATTCCAGCTGCTAAAATAGTGGCAGGAGAAATTTATGCATTGGATATAGATCCTAATATGCTGGAGTTTGTTGATTCCAAGGCAAGTAAAGAAAATATTACAAATGTTAAAACCCTAAAAGGTACTATTGATAATATTCCGTTATCCGACCATTCCATTGACCTTGCACTAGCGTCATTAGTTCTGCATGAGGTTAAGCAATTATCTAATTCACTACAGGAAATTAAAAGAGTGCTCAAAGCTGAGGGGTATTTCGTTTGTGTAGAATTTGAAAAGAAGGATGATCCGATCCACAGCCATCCTAGAATTGCCTCATCCATTATGGAACAGGAAATTACGAAAGCAGGACTAAAAGTAACTCAGAAGCTATGCCCGACAGATGATGTATATATTATTATTGCGAAGAAGTAA
- a CDS encoding Ger(x)C family spore germination protein: MRNKVYLLIACSCILFLTGCWDQIAIEDRGFVVGTAIDMADQQESNFPLKMTYQFVVPAGMGAPGMTGGQKAFSNISKNGKSVFETFRKVDTETSRAAYFEHAKVIVVSGEVMKKPNLFASVMDVFIRDLEMRRSIKVVVSNEEAKKILNVEPDARKLPAIYIDSILENNYKSTRVVQPVRLGKVHQYLLTDSSYVLPLISTTADGKRIEEDGVAVIQGHNNQMVGKLTGKETKGLNFITHNNDSGTVEFEIDNHLMVYEIENTKSSIKIDVKEDNTLDITIKIGADGEIGEMYGSQNLLTPKRFAEIEKRISKKIEKLAYQTLNKAQHDLHADIFGFGKILKQRHYDDWQKIKDNWDHGDKIFADCNIKVTANATVQAVGSTDKTKARGGE; the protein is encoded by the coding sequence TTGCGAAATAAAGTTTATTTGCTTATTGCCTGTTCATGTATCCTCTTTCTAACAGGTTGCTGGGATCAAATAGCGATTGAAGATCGTGGCTTTGTCGTGGGGACAGCAATCGATATGGCGGACCAACAGGAATCGAATTTCCCCTTGAAAATGACATACCAATTTGTCGTACCGGCCGGCATGGGGGCACCCGGTATGACAGGCGGACAAAAAGCATTCAGTAATATATCTAAAAACGGAAAAAGTGTATTTGAAACCTTTCGGAAAGTAGATACAGAAACAAGCCGGGCAGCCTATTTCGAACACGCAAAGGTGATCGTTGTTTCAGGGGAAGTTATGAAAAAACCTAATTTATTTGCTAGTGTCATGGACGTGTTTATCCGTGATCTGGAAATGCGGCGATCCATTAAAGTAGTAGTTTCAAATGAAGAAGCAAAAAAAATATTGAATGTAGAACCAGACGCCCGAAAACTGCCAGCTATTTATATCGACTCCATTTTGGAAAATAACTACAAGTCAACAAGGGTGGTGCAACCAGTCCGCTTAGGGAAAGTCCATCAGTATCTATTAACTGATAGCAGTTATGTCCTTCCCCTCATTTCAACCACAGCAGATGGAAAACGAATAGAAGAAGACGGGGTAGCAGTAATCCAAGGACATAATAACCAGATGGTCGGGAAGCTGACCGGCAAGGAAACAAAAGGTTTAAACTTTATCACTCATAATAATGATTCTGGAACCGTCGAATTTGAAATTGATAATCACCTGATGGTATATGAAATTGAAAATACAAAAAGCTCGATAAAAATTGATGTGAAAGAGGATAATACTTTAGATATAACCATTAAAATTGGCGCGGATGGCGAGATTGGTGAGATGTATGGGAGCCAAAACCTGTTAACGCCGAAACGGTTTGCAGAAATTGAAAAAAGGATAAGTAAGAAAATTGAAAAGCTTGCCTATCAAACACTAAATAAAGCACAACATGATTTGCATGCAGACATTTTCGGGTTTGGAAAAATATTAAAGCAAAGACATTATGACGACTGGCAAAAAATAAAAGACAACTGGGACCACGGCGATAAAATTTTTGCTGATTGCAATATAAAAGTGACAGCGAATGCAACTGTCCAAGCGGTAGGTTCCACTGATAAAACGAAGGCAAGGGGAGGTGAGTGA
- a CDS encoding hotdog domain-containing protein: protein MNLQVEDKISFERSFTKEDVELFTKISLDEGNHHITPDEQGRLVIQGLLTATLPTKIGGENNVLARTMNFEFLRPVFTGDTIFCEVTIEKLEKQANNRTAIMATFTCTNQKEKQVLKGNFAGVVL from the coding sequence TTGAATTTACAAGTAGAAGATAAAATATCGTTTGAACGAAGCTTCACCAAAGAAGATGTTGAATTGTTTACAAAAATCTCTTTAGACGAAGGGAATCATCACATTACACCTGATGAACAGGGAAGACTTGTTATTCAGGGGTTATTGACTGCAACGTTACCGACCAAAATAGGCGGAGAAAATAATGTACTTGCCCGCACTATGAACTTTGAGTTTTTAAGACCCGTCTTCACAGGAGATACCATATTTTGTGAGGTAACGATTGAGAAGCTTGAAAAGCAAGCCAATAATCGTACGGCTATTATGGCAACCTTTACATGCACAAATCAGAAGGAGAAACAAGTATTGAAAGGAAACTTTGCTGGTGTGGTCTTGTAA